A single region of the Fusarium keratoplasticum isolate Fu6.1 chromosome 7, whole genome shotgun sequence genome encodes:
- a CDS encoding Zn(2)-C6 fungal-type domain-containing protein yields the protein MAQTTFRIMAPATFPLSPAAAPRRARLRAPIACQYCRGRKVRCDLNKRGSRCTNCELDDVHCKVANTRRRRSTVAPSTISSSVNTTTVDVPNLQERTVSPGYIVHSPTDDNLASETVTLLTSINGDSEARAPPQPRADSTQEDNGMSPDMMEDGPPDTPNLGSLARAPGLDPMPWKLPAFIKPINQDTSRSALNYLAAEGALWLPEGKLRQALVDACFEFVTPYMPSLDRSELLGHIDLSVDQAPEQPCQKTIGILLFQAILFAGSAFVDSDVLQCLGFPSQREARRSFYRRARLLYDFDVDTSSVEVLHALLLMSFWYEDPDDCKAAAYWIGAHVHHAQQFGVQEKALALHPGQGFYKRLWWSAYIRDALVSMGLRLQPRMRSLIPMLTPDDFPLRKAKGDFLTRSALDRATLSIRMAELCVCINQTMSEDESPHQPLPKNRTEMLDLRLDAWHRAYCSDSATPCSRELEYDVSRGITVGRLLMIMTYYTISLRPENMTPRTDSESPNVEDQERLLGQRPAQQQVTSSCAWPHYSGDQAPAEDSGDYAVHMPSFTDDISDHSEDSMLLDFQKEPLFHQMSNFLELESGFFTQLATSMDNASREEDSMSFIHDLELVG from the exons ATGGCTCAGACCACGTTCCGAATTATGGCGCCGGCGACATTTCCACTCAGCCCAGCGGCGGCCCCCCGGCGCGCTCGGCTGAGGGCGCCGATAGCATGCCAGTACTGTCGCGGTCGCAAGGTCCGCTGTGATCTCAACAAGCGAGGTTCGCGGTGCACCAACTGTGAGCTTGACGATGTCCACTGCAAGGTCGCAAACACCCGCAGACGCAG AAGCACCGTGGCTCCCTCCACCATCTCTAGTAGtgtcaacaccaccacaGTCGACGTGCCAAACCTCCAAGAGCGCACTGTCTCGCCAGGCTATATTGTGCACTCCCCAACGGACGACAACCTTGCCTCTGAAACAGTCACACTCTTGACATCCATAAACGGAGATTCAGAAGCCCGAGCCCCTCCCCAACCGCGAGCCGATAGCACTCAAGAAGATAATG GCATGAGtccagacatgatggaagaTGGGCCTCCCGACACACCAAACCTCGGGTCGTTGGCCAGGGCCCCAGGCCTTGACCCTATGCCCTGGAAACTTCCCGCGTTTATCAAGCCAATCAACCAAGATACTTCGCGGTCTGCTCTCAACTATCTCGCTGCTGAGGGAGCTCTCTGGCTTCCAGAAGGAAAGTTGCGGCAGGCTCTGGTGGACGCTTGCTTCGAGTTTGTGACTCCATACATGCCCTCACTTGATCGATCCGAACTTCTGGGCCACATCGACCTGTCTGTTGATCAGGCCCCAGAACAGCCATGCCAGAAGACTATAGGTATTTTGTTATTCCAAGCCATTTTATTCGCCGGCAGCGCG TTTGTGGACAGCGATGTGCTTCAGTGCCTAGGCTTTCCATCACAGCGCGAGGCCCGCCGCTCATTCTATCGGAGGGCTCGGCTGCTCTATGACTTTGATGTCGACACTTCCTCTGTCGAGGTTCTCCATGCTTTGTTGCTCATGTCGTTCTGGTACGAGGACCCAGATGACTGCAAGGCCGCCGCGTATTGGATTGGGGCTCATGTGCATCATGCCCAGCAATTCGGTGTCCAAGAAAAGGCTCTTGCCTTGCATCCAGGTCAGGGATTCTACAAGAGGCTTTGGTGGAGTGCATACATCCGGGACGCCCTCGTCTCAATGGGCTTGAGGCTCCAGCCACGAATGCGATCCCTAATCCCAATGCTAACCCCAGACGACTTCCCACtgcgcaaggccaagggcgacTTTTTAACCCGCAGTGCGCTTGACCGTGCAACACTCTCCATACGAATGGCCGAGCTATGCGTCTGTATCAACCAGACCATGTCAGAAGACGAGTCCCCTCACCAACCGCTCCCCAAGAACCGTACGGAGATGCTTGATCTTCGGTTGGATGCTTGGCATAGGGCTTACTGCAGCGATTCTGCCACCCCATGTTCACGGGAACTGGAATATGATGTCTCCAGGGGTATCACCGTTGGTCGACTATTGATGATCATGACCTACTACACG ATCTCTTTGAGACCGGAGAATATGACGCCAAGGACAGATTCCGAGTCGCCCAATGTTGAGGACCAGGAGCGTTTGCTCGGGCAACGACCTGCTCAACAGCAAGTCACAAGCAGCTGTGCCTGGCCGCATTACTCTGGTGACCAAGCCCCAGCTGAGGACAGTGGAGATTATGCGGTACACATGCCGTCGTTTACCGATGACATATCAGACCATAGCGAAGACAGCATGCTATTAGATTTCCAAAAGGAGCCTCTGTTCCACCAGATGTCCAACTTTCTTGAGTTGGAATCTGGATTCTTTACTCAGCTAGCGACCTCGATGGATAACGCAAGTAGGGAAGAGGACAGTATGAGTTTTATTCATGACTTGGAGTTGGTTGGCTAG
- a CDS encoding Fungal-trans domain-containing protein, whose protein sequence is MDFTLDPPDSGSPSWASSTPRPGRLQFWVDMANGPGFNVGSPEPESRRPDEETVDAMARHPSSPSAHSAIFGTSDLSSSDKLPGDQDPRSPANILPPTSLSTIAEAPPLGGQHAQIVTRGGRLQVAEDSHSSPSLKNIRVDGELAIKNVGLLWEGDPAYEAHLWECYLTWLNPLTSLVEQNLFDQDKENFLSSQESDFYSPALENAVFSTGAMHTTRQNPSIIGDACKFFASRAKVYLDLELQTPTIATLQALVLLCEHEAAQGRDSQGWIYSGIASRILPDLGLQLHCASPRETESCAPDALDVKARVFWSVVHIDTIWSSWCGRPQSFTTRELFFRQAPTLRCSGATDPDSQIGAHVHLAPDRYHDREASRDSLSKFAVQADASLRDWAVSLPLFLQLTPGQDDQCLDPVVLQLHLLYHEIRILLHRPLIGYGSPATNLQSPCGRATEPHHDICSNSASDIIRLMGQFRDRFGLCHLSAYCVHILMTAGILFAYNTSLTNQTREFRNKSASLTQASIRMMTELTTTFPVAHRSLEVLTSLRREWQNCN, encoded by the exons ATGGACTTCACGTTGGATCCCCCGGACTCCGGAAGCCCTTCTTGGGCAAGCTCAACCCCCAGGCCTGGACGGTTGCAGTTCTGGGTTGACATGGCCAATGGTCCCGGTTTCAATGTGGGGAGTCCTGAGCCAGAGAGTCGTCGCCCCGATGAGGAGACCGTCGATGCCATGGCTCGTCATCCGAGTTCCCCATCAGCCCACAGCGCGATATTCGGCACTTCAGACCTGTCTTCTTCTGACAAATTGCCTGGTGACCAAGATCCTCGGTCCCCTGCAAATATCCTGCCGCCCACATCTCTATCCACGATAGCCGAAGCCCCTCCATTGGGTGGCCAGCATGCCCAGATCGTGACACGCGGTGGGAGATTGCAGGTGGCTGAGGACAGCCACAGCAG TCCCTCTCTTAAGAACATTCGTGTCGACGGTGAGCTCGCCATTAAGAATGTGGGTCTGCTGTGGGAGGGCGACCCGGCATACGAAGCCCATCTATGGGAATGCTATCTCACATGGCTGAACCCTCTGACAAGCCTGGTCGAACAAAATCTTTTCGAtcaagacaaggagaacTTCTTATCCTCGCAGGAGAGCGACTTTTACTCACCTGCCCTGGAAAATGCCGT CTTTTCCACGGGCGCCATGCACACAACGCGTCAAAACCCTTCTATCATAGGTGACGCCTGTAAATTCTTTGCCAGCAGAGCGAAAGTTTACCTAGACCTGGAACTTCAGACACCAACAATAGCAACGCTCCAAGCTCTTGTTCTCCTCTGCGAGCATGAAGCTGCCCAGGGTAGGGACAGCCAAG GATGGATATACTCAG GAATCGCCTCCCGGATACTACCTGATCTGGGACTGCAGTTGCATTGCGCCTCTCCACGTGAAACCGAAAGCTGTGCCCCTGATGCCTTAGACGTAAAAGCCCGAGTCTTCTGGTCTGTTGTCCACATAGATAC GATTTGGTCAAGCTGGTGCGGAAGGCCTCAGTCCTTCACGACGAGGGAACTTTTCTTCCGGCAAGCTCCCACCCTGAGATGCTCAGGTGCCACGGACCCCGATTCCCAAATTGGCGCCCATGTTCATCTGGCCCC CGACAGGTATCATGACAGAGAAGCCTCTCGAGACTCTCTGTCCAAATTTGCAGTGCAGGCAGACGCATCACTCCGAGACTGGGCGGTTTCTCTTCCCCTATTTCTGCAGCTTACACCAGGTCAAGACGATCAATGCCTAGATCCTGTCGTGTTGCAGTTGCA TCTGCTGTATCATGAGATTCGAATTCTTCTTCACCGACCGCTCATTGGCTACGGCTCCCCTGCTACTAACCTCCAGTCCCCATGTGGCAGAGCAACTGAACCTCATCATGATATATGTAGCAACTCAGCCTCCGATATCATACGCTTGATGGGACAGTTTCGTGACCGATTCGGCCTCTGCCACCTCTCAGCCTACTGTGTGCATATCCTAATGACCGCTGGCATATTGTTCGCCTACAACACATCTCTGACAAACCAAACGAGGGAGTTTAGGAACAAGTCTGCAAGCCTCACTCAGGCAAGCATCCGCATGATGACCGAGTTGACAACGACGTTTCCAGTTGCCCACCGGTCTCTAGAAGTTCTCACGAGTTTGCGGCGAGAATGGCAGAACTGTAACTAA
- a CDS encoding Methylcrotonoyl-CoA carboxylase, protein MATPKIPLPSVFPEYRSTVNQNDKDYLQNVEDWKEILEQFEEKAAWAGGEGEARHIERHHARGMLSARDRIAMLLDEGSPFLELMPFAGIGVKESSPAASLIVGIGLVCGIKVMLIANIPTIVGGALNELTVRKQHRASEISLENRLPIIFLNQCAGANLPQQFRVFHQSGKLFRDIIRRSDAGSPTCTIVFGSSTAGGAYEPGVSEFSILVKNQAQMFLGGPPLVQMATSEISSAEELGGAEMHTTVSGVGDALAADEFDACRLARSWVQSINRESLHIDRTLDHVEAPLYSPDSILGLIPENVRMPLNMPEVISRIVDGSRFEPFKPLYGTGMLCCWARIHGRLVGIIGNMSSVIFVNEARKATQFIHLNNAYGTPIVYLHNVTGFMVGKKSESEGMIKAGSLLIDAVSRSSVPQISIVCGSSYGAGNYAMCGRSYSPRFLFSWPHSRCAVMGPEQLSGVMEIIARQAAERSGKGMDEAKLAASTAKTTEQIETESKAYYTSAWCLDDGIIDPRDTRDVLGMCLEVCENSPYKGLEGYRGVSRL, encoded by the exons ATGGCGACGCCCAAGATTCCATTACCATCCGTATTCCCAGAATACAGGTCAACAGTCAACCAGAATGACAAAGATTATCTTCAAAATGTTGAAGACTGGAAGGAAATTCTGGAACAGTTTGAGGAAAAGGCGGCATGGGCTGGCGGGGAGGGCGAAGCACGTCACATCGA GAGACACCACGCTCGTGGGATGCTATCTG CCCGAGATAGGATCGCGATGCTTCTCGACGAGGGATCACCTTTCCTGGAGCTAATGCCGTTTGCTGGTATCGGGGTCAAAGAATCCAGCCCTGCCGCAAGCCTCATCGTAGGAATAGGTCTTGTATG TGGAATCAAGGTCATGCTGATTGCCAACATACCCACCATCGTCGGCGGTGCCTTGAATGAGCTCACGGTCCGCAAGCAACATCGAGCTTCCGAGATCAGCCTTGAGAATCGCCTGCCAATCATCTTCCTGAATCAGTGCGCAGGAGCAAATCTACCCCAGCAGTTCCGCGTCTTCCACCAGAGCGGGAAACTGTTCCGGGATATCATTAGACGTTCCGACGCGGGCTCTCCGACGTGTACCATCGTCTTTGGCAGTAGCACTGCCGGAGGAGCATACGAGCCTGGCGTGTCCGAGTTCAGCATTCTTGTCAAGAACCAGGCACAGATGTTCCTAGGAGGCCCGCCGTTGGTGCAGATGGCGACAAGCGAGATCAGCAGCGCCGAGGAGCTCGGAGGGGCAGAAATGCACACCACCGTCAGCGGCGTGGGCGATGCGCTTGCGGCAGATGAGTTTGACGCCTGCCGTCTTGCTCGGAGCTGGGTTCAGAGCATCAACAGGGAGAGCCTCCATATCGATCGTACATTGGACCATGTTGAGGCTCCCCTCTATAGTCCCGACAGCATTCTTGGCCTCATTCCCGAGAATGTCAGAATGCCGCTCAACATGCCCGAGGTCATTTCTCGAATTGTGGACGGCAGTCGCTTTGAGCCTTTCAAACCTCTGTATGGGACCGGCATGCTATGTTGCTGGGCACGCATCCACGGCCGTCTCGTCGGCATCATTGGCAACATGTCGTccgtcatctttgtcaaCGAAGCCCGCAAGGCTACACAGTTTATCCACCTCAACAATGCTTACGGAACACCAATCGTCTATCTACACAACGTCACTGGGTTCATGGTCGGGAAGAAGAGTGAGTCCGAGGGCATGATCAAGGCTGGTTCGCTGCTCATCGACGCCGTGTCCCGATCCTCTGTGCCTCAGATCTCCATCGTCTGCGGATCATCCTACGGAGCTGGCAACTATGCCATGTGCGGCCGATCGTACTCGCCCAGGTTCCTCTTCTCGTGGCCTCACAGTAGATGCGCCGTCATGGGCCCAGAACAGCTTTCGGGTGTCATGGAGATTATTGCTCGCCAGGCAGCTGAGCGGTCCGGGAAGGGCATGGATGAAGCTAAGTTGGCGGCCAGCACTGCCAAGACGACGGAGCAGATTGAAACTGAGAGTAAGGCGTACTACACCTCGGCGTGGTGCTTGGACGACGGAATCATTGACCCCAGGGATACCCGCGATGTTCTCGGCATGTGTTTGGAGGTGTGTGAGAACTCACCTTACAAGGGTCTTGAGGGTTATAGGGGAGTCTCTAGACTGTAG